The DNA segment ATTGCCGGGAAACGGGTATCGCATCAGGATGTCCAGTGTATCTTGCGAGATGGAGTTGATGGTCTGTTCCGCGTGGCGGTGCTTTTCCAAAAAATGTCCCATAAGAATCGGAATGTCCTCGCGGTGCTCCCGTAAGGGAGGAGCCTGGACAGTAACCACATTGAGTCGATAGTAGAGATCCTGCCTGAATTCTCCCTGCTTGACCAACTCGCGCAAGTCACAGTTTGTCGCCGCAACGACTCGGATGTCCACGGGTATTTCCCGCGTGCCGCCGACTCGCAGGAAGGTTCGCTCTTGAAGTACCCGCAGGAGCTTGACCTGCATGTTCAGCGGCAGTTCTCCTATTTCATCAAAGAAGACCGTGCCGCCGTCAGCGACTTCCAGGATACCTTTTTGCCCCCGGTTAGCCCCTGTGAACGCTTCCTTTTCATGGCCGAATAATTCCTTGTCCATCAGTTCCGCGGTGAAGGTCCCGCAGTTGATAGCCATGAAACGTTCCTCTGAGCGTTGGCTGAGTTGGTGGATGCCTTGGGCGACCAGTTCCTTGCCTGTCCCGGTTTCTCCCTGGATCAGTACGTTGCAGTTCATCTGGGCCAACTGCTTTACAGTATTCTTGAGTTGAGTGAAGACATCACTTTGTCCGACAAGGGGGAAATCACTCTTGCCCTGTGCGATGATCTTTCGAAGTCTGAGGACCTCTACGGACAGGGCATGTTGTTCCAATGCCCGCTCGACTTGAAGACGAAGTTCATCGAGTTTCAGTGGCTTGGCGATATACGAATGGGCACCCTTCTGCATTGCCTTGACAGCATTGGCCACAGTCGCA comes from the Pseudodesulfovibrio piezophilus C1TLV30 genome and includes:
- a CDS encoding sigma-54-dependent transcriptional regulator, with the protein product MTAASILVVEDEQIARENLTHVLTNAGHTVTALVSAEEGLRQLEKREYDLVITDLMLPGMDGIQMLEHTRAQHPSTMVIVVTGHATVANAVKAMQKGAHSYIAKPLKLDELRLQVERALEQHALSVEVLRLRKIIAQGKSDFPLVGQSDVFTQLKNTVKQLAQMNCNVLIQGETGTGKELVAQGIHQLSQRSEERFMAINCGTFTAELMDKELFGHEKEAFTGANRGQKGILEVADGGTVFFDEIGELPLNMQVKLLRVLQERTFLRVGGTREIPVDIRVVAATNCDLRELVKQGEFRQDLYYRLNVVTVQAPPLREHREDIPILMGHFLEKHRHAEQTINSISQDTLDILMRYPFPGNARELENIVQRALALGQGPSFTPDLLPVEVGNMPAEAPLPSLEDVEKAHIRKVLTASSGNKTQAARILGIDRVSLWRKIKKYHLT